A genomic segment from Bubalus bubalis isolate 160015118507 breed Murrah chromosome 5, NDDB_SH_1, whole genome shotgun sequence encodes:
- the LOC102406345 gene encoding 40S ribosomal protein S19-like, which produces MPGVTVKDVNQQEFFRALAAFLKKSGKLKVPEWVDTVKLAKHKELAPYDVNWFYTRAASTARHLYLRGGTGVGSMTKIYGGRQRNGVMPSHFSRGSKSVARRVLQALEGLKMVEKDQDGGHKLMPQGQRDLDRIAGQVAAANKKH; this is translated from the exons ATGCCTGGAGTTACTGTAAAAGac gtgaatcAGCAGGAGTTCTTCAGAGCTCTGGCAGCCTTCCTCAAAAAGTCCGGGAAGCTGAAAGTCCCTGAATGGGTGGACACCGTCAAGCTGGCCAAGCATAAAGAACTTGCTCCCTACGATGTGAACTGGTTCTACACACGAGCTGCTTCCACGGCACGGCACCTGTACCTCCGGGGTGGCACTGGGGTTGGCTCCATGACCAAGATCTATGGGGGGCGCCAGAGGAACGGCGTCATGCCCAGCCACTTCAGCAGAGGCTCCAAGAGTGTGGCCCGCCGGGTCCTCCAAGCCCTGGAGGGGCTGAAAATGGTGGAAAAGGACCAAGATGGGGGCCACAAACTGATGCCTCAGGGACAGAGAGATCTGGACAGAATCGCTGGACAGGTGGCAGCTGCCAACAAGAAGCATTAG
- the LOC102409599 gene encoding tripartite motif-containing protein 64-like isoform X2, producing MDSDTLQIFQSELTCSICMNCFLDPVTIDCGHSFCRPCLSLCWEEGQTPRSCPECREIPEWSDFKTNIALKRLASLARQARADHDHSSEEQICVTHQEAKGLFCEVDQTLLCGPCSEHPKHAAHSHSPIHRAAEESREKLVKRMRTLWKLREEMKISLNQEANKTQSFENYVALRKAMITVQYQRIPLLLHEDEKLHLEALEQEAKEICQQLKGSVLTMTQQGESLRERYRQLTEMCHKPDVELLQI from the exons atgGATTCAGACACACTGCAGATCTTCCAGAGTGAACTCACCTGCTCCATCTGCATGAACTGCTTCCTGGACCCCGTCACCATAGACTGTGGGCACAGCTTCTGCCGTCCCTGTCTGAGCCTTTGCTGGGAAGAAGGCCAGACACCAAGGAGCTGCCCTGAGTGCAGGGAAATACCAGAGTGGTCCGATTTCAAAACCAACATTGCCCTCAAGAGGCTGGCTTCCCTTGCCAGACAGGCCAGAGCTGACCACGACCACAGCTCTGAGGAGCAGATCTGTGTGACACACCAGGAAGCCAAAGGCCTCTTCTGTGAGGTTGACCAGACCCTGCTCTGTGGGCCCTGCTCTGAGCACCCCAAGCACGCAGCTCACAGCCACAGTCCAATACACAGGGCTGCTGAGGAGTCCCGG GAGAAACTTGTGAAGAGAATGAGAACTTTATGGAAActgagagaagaaatgaaaatcagtcTGAATCAGGAAGCTAATAAAACTCAGTCATTTGAg AATTATGTGGCCTTAAGGAAGGCCATGATTACAGTTCAATATCAGAGGATACCTCTGTTGCTTCACGAGGATGAGAAACTGCATCTGGAGGCCCTGGAGCAAGAAGCCAAGGAGATTTGTCAACAACTCAAGGGGAGTGTGCTCACAATGACTCAACAGGGAGAAAGTCTGAGGGAAAGGTACAGACAGCTGACTGAGATGTGCCACAAGCCGGACGTGGAGCTGCTCCAG ATCTGA
- the LOC102409599 gene encoding tripartite motif-containing protein 64-like isoform X1, with amino-acid sequence MDSDTLQIFQSELTCSICMNCFLDPVTIDCGHSFCRPCLSLCWEEGQTPRSCPECREIPEWSDFKTNIALKRLASLARQARADHDHSSEEQICVTHQEAKGLFCEVDQTLLCGPCSEHPKHAAHSHSPIHRAAEESREKLVKRMRTLWKLREEMKISLNQEANKTQSFENYVALRKAMITVQYQRIPLLLHEDEKLHLEALEQEAKEICQQLKGSVLTMTQQGESLRERYRQLTEMCHKPDVELLQCTLSCVMKESLITSLCLKI; translated from the exons atgGATTCAGACACACTGCAGATCTTCCAGAGTGAACTCACCTGCTCCATCTGCATGAACTGCTTCCTGGACCCCGTCACCATAGACTGTGGGCACAGCTTCTGCCGTCCCTGTCTGAGCCTTTGCTGGGAAGAAGGCCAGACACCAAGGAGCTGCCCTGAGTGCAGGGAAATACCAGAGTGGTCCGATTTCAAAACCAACATTGCCCTCAAGAGGCTGGCTTCCCTTGCCAGACAGGCCAGAGCTGACCACGACCACAGCTCTGAGGAGCAGATCTGTGTGACACACCAGGAAGCCAAAGGCCTCTTCTGTGAGGTTGACCAGACCCTGCTCTGTGGGCCCTGCTCTGAGCACCCCAAGCACGCAGCTCACAGCCACAGTCCAATACACAGGGCTGCTGAGGAGTCCCGG GAGAAACTTGTGAAGAGAATGAGAACTTTATGGAAActgagagaagaaatgaaaatcagtcTGAATCAGGAAGCTAATAAAACTCAGTCATTTGAg AATTATGTGGCCTTAAGGAAGGCCATGATTACAGTTCAATATCAGAGGATACCTCTGTTGCTTCACGAGGATGAGAAACTGCATCTGGAGGCCCTGGAGCAAGAAGCCAAGGAGATTTGTCAACAACTCAAGGGGAGTGTGCTCACAATGACTCAACAGGGAGAAAGTCTGAGGGAAAGGTACAGACAGCTGACTGAGATGTGCCACAAGCCGGACGTGGAGCTGCTCCAG TGTACATTGAGTTGCGTAATGAAAGAGTCACTCATCACCTCCCTGTGTTTGAAGATCTGA